Proteins encoded by one window of Drosophila melanogaster chromosome X:
- the CG43229 gene encoding uncharacterized protein, isoform A has product MVAAIRADLGGSGSCGPYECRLSNPICRCESFCQEFSQRCWKNPSGCHCARGYARNERGHCVPLILCP; this is encoded by the coding sequence aTGGTGGCAGCCATACGGGCCGACCTGGGCGGATCCGGAAGTTGTGGGCCCTACGAGTGCCGTCTGAGCAACCCGATCTGCCGATGCGAGTCCTTCTGCCAGGAGTTCAGTCAGCGGTGCTGGAAAAACCCATCGGGATGCCATTGTGCGAGAGGATATGCCCGTAACGAACGAGGACACTGTGTGCCTCTTATTTTGTGCCCCTGA
- the CG43229 gene encoding uncharacterized protein, isoform B — MQIRWMAVRFLLLLMVAAIRADLGGSGSCGPYECRLSNPICRCESFCQEFSQRCWKNPSGCHCARGYARNERGHCVPLILCP; from the coding sequence ATGCAAATTCGTTGGATGGCAGTTcgatttcttcttcttctaaTGGTGGCAGCCATACGGGCCGACCTGGGCGGATCCGGAAGTTGTGGGCCCTACGAGTGCCGTCTGAGCAACCCGATCTGCCGATGCGAGTCCTTCTGCCAGGAGTTCAGTCAGCGGTGCTGGAAAAACCCATCGGGATGCCATTGTGCGAGAGGATATGCCCGTAACGAACGAGGACACTGTGTGCCTCTTATTTTGTGCCCCTGA